Proteins from a genomic interval of Pseudomonas paeninsulae:
- the yrfG gene encoding GMP/IMP nucleotidase, which produces MPSLPWSEIDTVLLDMDGTLLDLHFDNHFWLEHLPQRYAELHGISRALADAELLPLFHAHAGQLNWYCTDFWSRELNLSIRDLKREVAHLIALRPDADTFLAAVRAAGKRVVLITNAHRDSLSLKLERIELAPYFDRLISSHDYGFAKEAQQFWFALQQDLGFAAARSLFIDDSLPVLRSAHAYGIGHLLAVRQPDSRKGPKDTEEFAAVGDYRELIEGL; this is translated from the coding sequence ATGCCGTCATTGCCCTGGAGCGAGATCGATACCGTACTGCTGGACATGGACGGCACCCTGCTCGACCTGCATTTCGATAACCACTTCTGGCTGGAGCACCTGCCGCAGCGCTACGCCGAGCTGCACGGCATCAGCCGGGCGCTGGCCGACGCCGAGTTGCTGCCGTTGTTCCATGCACATGCCGGCCAGCTCAACTGGTACTGCACGGACTTCTGGAGCCGTGAGCTAAACCTGTCGATTCGTGACCTCAAGCGCGAGGTGGCCCACCTGATCGCCCTGCGCCCGGACGCCGACACCTTCCTCGCCGCGGTGCGCGCCGCCGGCAAGCGCGTGGTGCTGATCACCAACGCCCATCGCGACTCGCTGTCGCTGAAGCTGGAACGCATCGAACTGGCGCCCTACTTCGACCGTCTGATCAGCTCCCACGACTACGGCTTCGCCAAGGAAGCTCAGCAGTTCTGGTTCGCCCTGCAGCAGGACCTCGGCTTCGCTGCGGCGCGCAGCCTGTTCATCGACGACAGTCTGCCCGTGCTGCGCAGCGCCCACGCCTATGGCATCGGCCACCTGCTGGCGGTGCGCCAGCCGGACAGCCGCAAAGGCCCAAAGGACACCGAGGAATTCGCCGCAGTCGGTGATTACCGGGAGCTGATCGAGGGGCTGTAA
- a CDS encoding glycine zipper domain-containing protein, which yields MRKTLVAFALSSLIAAPYALAGDSGKVAIGSGVGGVLGNVIGQQVGGSTGAAIGAGVGGAAGGVITARDGNKTGAALGGGLGAAGGSVLGGQVGGSTGSTIGAGLGGAAGGALGNEMSNDNRYDNRYEGGGHSHGHKHKKHKKHRHH from the coding sequence ATGCGCAAAACCCTCGTAGCGTTCGCTCTCAGCAGCCTTATCGCCGCACCATATGCCTTGGCTGGCGACTCCGGAAAAGTCGCCATCGGCAGCGGTGTTGGCGGTGTCCTGGGCAACGTCATCGGCCAGCAGGTCGGCGGTAGCACCGGCGCGGCGATTGGTGCCGGGGTCGGTGGCGCAGCCGGCGGAGTAATTACCGCCCGCGACGGCAACAAGACCGGCGCTGCCCTCGGTGGTGGCCTCGGCGCGGCGGGCGGTTCGGTGCTCGGCGGCCAAGTCGGCGGCAGCACCGGTTCGACCATAGGCGCAGGCCTGGGTGGCGCAGCCGGCGGCGCGCTCGGCAATGAAATGAGCAACGACAACCGCTATGACAATCGCTATGAAGGCGGCGGCCACTCCCATGGCCACAAGCACAAGAAGCACAAGAAACATCGCCACCATTGA
- the nudE gene encoding ADP compounds hydrolase NudE, with protein MRQKPTVLAREIVASSRLFRIEELQLRFANGVERTYERLVGKGVGYGAVMIVALADAEHVLLVEEYCAGTDDYQLSLPKGLIEPGEDVLAAADRELKEEAGFGARRLELLTELSLSPGYMSQKIQVVLATDLYPERLPGDEPESMRVDKVNLRELSSLVQHPQFSEGRALAALYLARDLLTQRGDFVL; from the coding sequence ATGCGTCAGAAACCCACCGTACTCGCCCGAGAGATAGTCGCCAGCAGTCGCTTGTTTCGTATCGAGGAGCTGCAGTTGCGCTTCGCCAACGGTGTGGAACGGACCTATGAGCGCCTGGTCGGCAAGGGTGTCGGTTACGGTGCGGTGATGATAGTGGCGCTGGCCGATGCCGAGCATGTGCTGCTGGTCGAGGAGTACTGCGCCGGCACCGACGACTACCAGTTGTCGCTGCCCAAGGGGCTGATCGAACCGGGTGAGGACGTGCTGGCGGCGGCTGACCGTGAACTCAAGGAGGAAGCCGGTTTCGGCGCGCGGCGGCTTGAGCTCCTGACCGAGTTGAGCCTGTCGCCCGGCTATATGAGCCAGAAAATCCAGGTGGTGCTGGCCACGGACCTGTACCCGGAACGCCTGCCCGGCGACGAACCGGAGTCGATGCGGGTCGACAAGGTTAACCTGCGCGAGCTCTCGAGCCTGGTGCAGCATCCGCAATTCAGCGAGGGCCGGGCCCTGGCCGCGCTCTATCTGGCGCGCGACCTGCTGACCCAGCGTGGAGACTTCGTGCTATGA
- a CDS encoding formate dehydrogenase subunit delta: MNATQLIKMANQIGAFFASQPNPEQARADFALHLRKQWDPQMRIALYAHVDATAGEGLSAFALEAMQGLREQIEPLARPA; the protein is encoded by the coding sequence ATGAACGCCACACAATTGATCAAGATGGCCAACCAGATCGGCGCCTTCTTCGCCTCGCAACCCAACCCGGAGCAGGCCCGTGCGGACTTCGCCCTGCATCTGAGGAAACAATGGGACCCGCAGATGCGTATCGCGCTCTATGCACACGTCGACGCCACCGCCGGCGAAGGGCTCAGCGCCTTCGCCCTGGAGGCGATGCAGGGCCTGCGTGAGCAGATCGAACCGCTGGCCCGACCGGCTTAA
- a CDS encoding formate dehydrogenase subunit gamma gives MAKLAQHADFPQYQAVTRAVLAAHRDEPGALLPILHDIQERLGAVPPEVLPMIAEDLCLSRAEVHGVVSFYHDFRASPAGRLHLKVCQAEACQSMGAKALTNELQEKLGLQLGETREDGSLTLEAVYCLGNCACAPNAMLNGELHGRVDAEDLLDLLEEQEARA, from the coding sequence ATGGCCAAGCTTGCCCAGCATGCCGATTTCCCGCAGTACCAGGCCGTCACCCGCGCGGTGCTGGCGGCGCACCGGGACGAACCCGGCGCCCTGCTGCCCATTCTTCACGACATCCAGGAGCGTCTCGGCGCGGTACCGCCCGAGGTGCTGCCAATGATCGCCGAAGACCTCTGCCTGTCGCGCGCGGAGGTGCACGGGGTGGTCAGCTTCTACCACGATTTCCGCGCCAGCCCGGCCGGTCGCCTGCACCTTAAGGTGTGTCAGGCCGAGGCCTGCCAGTCGATGGGCGCCAAGGCGCTGACCAATGAGCTGCAGGAAAAACTCGGTTTGCAACTGGGCGAGACTCGTGAAGACGGCAGCCTGACCCTGGAGGCGGTGTATTGCCTGGGCAACTGCGCCTGTGCGCCGAACGCCATGCTCAACGGTGAGCTGCACGGTCGGGTCGATGCCGAGGACCTGCTGGACCTATTGGAAGAACAGGAGGCGCGCGCATGA
- the fdhD gene encoding formate dehydrogenase accessory sulfurtransferase FdhD, giving the protein MSRNAATPVPGEPSTSQTQDAYAYVELDDAAVRGSAMLAEECALAIAYNGISHAVMMVSPSAVEDFVIGFSLSSAVVSGIEEIYDVRVQRNGDTLNAEVQISNRAFWALKQQRRQLAGTSGCGLCGVAALEQALPQLAVLPSSPLPPAEHLHDLRTRIASAQSLARYSGALHAALFVDQDGEINLCREDIGRHNALDKLIGALRQQGRSARQGFVVITSRCSLELIHKAVRGEFATLVSLSAPTNLSVRWAREHRLNLIHLPHHSAPRVYSPAR; this is encoded by the coding sequence ATGTCACGCAACGCCGCCACCCCTGTCCCGGGCGAGCCGTCCACCAGCCAGACGCAGGATGCTTATGCCTATGTCGAGCTGGATGACGCGGCGGTGCGCGGCAGCGCCATGCTGGCCGAGGAGTGTGCCCTGGCGATTGCCTACAACGGCATCAGCCATGCGGTGATGATGGTGTCGCCCTCGGCCGTCGAAGACTTCGTTATCGGCTTCAGCCTGAGCAGTGCGGTGGTCAGCGGCATCGAAGAAATTTATGACGTGCGCGTTCAGCGCAATGGCGACACCCTCAACGCCGAGGTGCAGATCAGCAATCGCGCCTTCTGGGCGCTCAAGCAGCAACGTCGCCAGTTGGCCGGCACCAGCGGTTGTGGCCTGTGTGGCGTGGCGGCGCTGGAGCAGGCGCTGCCGCAACTCGCAGTTCTGCCGTCCAGCCCGTTGCCGCCCGCCGAACACTTGCATGACTTGCGCACGCGCATCGCCAGCGCGCAAAGCCTGGCGCGCTACAGCGGTGCCCTGCATGCCGCGTTATTCGTCGACCAGGACGGCGAGATCAACCTGTGCCGCGAGGACATCGGGCGGCACAACGCGCTGGACAAGCTGATCGGCGCGCTGCGCCAGCAGGGTCGTAGCGCGCGCCAAGGCTTCGTGGTGATCACCAGTCGCTGCAGCCTGGAGCTGATTCACAAGGCGGTGCGCGGCGAATTTGCCACCCTGGTCAGCCTCTCGGCACCGACCAACCTCAGCGTGCGCTGGGCGCGCGAGCATCGCCTCAACCTGATCCACCTGCCGCATCACAGCGCGCCACGGGTATACAGCCCGGCGCGTTAG
- the cysQ gene encoding 3'(2'),5'-bisphosphate nucleotidase CysQ: protein MSHPLIPAVIQLVREAGAAILPHWRAGVLVTEKADASPVTAADMAAHHILNDGLVALDSSIAVLSEEAADIAFDERARWSRWWLVDPLDGTKEFISGSEEFTVNVALIEQGRVVFGVVGIPANGRCYYGGAGLGAWRAEADGAEQPISVRLNPDEAFTVVASRRHTSPAQERLLEGLSERFGDLQLASVGSSLKFCQLAEGNADCYPRLAPTSQWDTAAAQGVLEGAGGEVLTLQGDVLTYEARESLLNPSFLALPVAVEWRAELIQLARALD from the coding sequence ATGAGCCATCCCCTGATTCCGGCGGTAATCCAGTTGGTCCGCGAGGCCGGCGCGGCGATTCTGCCGCATTGGCGAGCCGGTGTGCTGGTGACCGAGAAGGCCGACGCCTCGCCGGTGACCGCCGCCGACATGGCCGCCCATCACATCCTCAACGATGGCCTGGTCGCGCTCGATTCGAGCATTGCGGTGCTGTCCGAGGAGGCCGCCGATATCGCCTTCGACGAGCGCGCGCGCTGGAGCCGCTGGTGGCTGGTCGACCCGCTGGATGGCACCAAGGAATTCATTTCCGGCAGTGAAGAATTCACCGTCAACGTCGCGCTGATCGAGCAGGGCCGGGTGGTGTTCGGCGTAGTCGGGATTCCGGCCAATGGTCGCTGTTACTACGGCGGCGCCGGCCTGGGTGCCTGGCGCGCCGAGGCCGATGGTGCAGAGCAGCCGATCAGCGTGCGCCTGAACCCGGATGAAGCCTTTACCGTGGTCGCCAGCCGGCGCCACACCAGCCCGGCGCAGGAGCGTCTGCTGGAGGGCCTGAGCGAACGCTTTGGCGACCTGCAACTGGCCAGCGTCGGCAGCTCGTTGAAGTTCTGCCAACTGGCCGAAGGCAATGCCGATTGCTACCCGCGCCTGGCGCCGACCTCGCAGTGGGACACCGCAGCCGCCCAGGGCGTGCTGGAAGGCGCCGGCGGCGAAGTGCTGACCCTGCAGGGCGACGTGCTGACCTATGAAGCGCGCGAATCCTTGCTCAACCCCTCCTTCCTCGCCTTGCCGGTGGCCGTCGAATGGCGCGCCGAGCTGATCCAGCTGGCCCGCGCGCTGGACTAA
- a CDS encoding substrate-binding domain-containing protein — protein MIRIEIQPRWRFHQTDGSSLDPQGLSLLQNVHDTGKLTEAAARSGYSYRHAWNLLGKWEAFFGSPLIALERGKGAHLTSLGEKLLRADQRIRARLSPQLDNLAGELEIELNRALQETRPGLRIHASHGFAVAALREWLELDGRWQWELQFRSGVEAMLSLHRRDCDLAGLHVPAGPLGSLSMARIQPWLRTEHRVITFVVRTQGLILAPGNPLGITGLADLQRSGRRFVNREQGSGTRMLLESLLQQAAIDSVDIDGFYNEEYTHAAVAAYVASGMADAGFGVEAAARLFGLAFIPMAREHYCLLCHQDSLTLPAMGALLEVLQNPEFQARIAELPGYALSRPGEVLPLAQALEQWSRESLL, from the coding sequence ATGATCCGCATCGAGATCCAACCGCGCTGGCGCTTTCACCAGACCGATGGCAGCAGCCTCGACCCGCAGGGCCTGAGCCTGCTGCAAAATGTCCACGATACCGGCAAGCTGACCGAGGCCGCGGCCCGCAGCGGCTACTCCTACCGGCACGCGTGGAACCTGCTGGGCAAGTGGGAAGCCTTCTTCGGCAGCCCGCTGATTGCCCTGGAGCGCGGCAAGGGTGCGCACCTCACCAGCCTCGGGGAAAAACTGCTGCGCGCCGACCAACGGATCCGCGCACGCCTGAGCCCGCAACTGGATAACCTCGCCGGCGAACTGGAGATCGAGCTGAATCGCGCGCTGCAGGAAACCCGTCCCGGCCTGCGCATCCATGCCAGCCATGGCTTCGCCGTCGCGGCGCTGCGCGAGTGGCTGGAACTGGATGGCCGCTGGCAGTGGGAGTTGCAGTTTCGCAGCGGGGTCGAGGCGATGCTTTCACTGCACCGCCGCGACTGCGACCTGGCCGGCCTGCATGTACCTGCAGGGCCGCTGGGCAGCCTGAGCATGGCGCGCATCCAGCCCTGGCTGCGTACCGAGCATCGGGTGATCACCTTCGTCGTGCGCACCCAGGGGCTGATCCTCGCCCCCGGCAACCCGCTGGGCATCACTGGCCTGGCCGACCTGCAGCGCAGCGGCCGACGCTTCGTCAACCGCGAACAGGGCTCGGGCACGCGCATGCTCCTGGAAAGCCTGCTGCAACAGGCGGCGATCGATAGCGTCGACATCGACGGCTTCTATAACGAGGAATACACCCACGCGGCCGTGGCCGCCTACGTCGCCAGCGGCATGGCCGATGCCGGTTTCGGCGTGGAGGCGGCGGCGCGCCTTTTCGGCCTGGCCTTCATCCCCATGGCCCGCGAGCACTACTGCCTGCTCTGCCATCAAGACAGCCTGACGCTGCCGGCCATGGGCGCGCTGCTCGAGGTGCTGCAGAACCCCGAGTTCCAGGCGCGCATCGCCGAGTTACCCGGCTACGCCCTGAGCCGTCCCGGCGAGGTACTGCCGCTGGCCCAGGCGCTGGAACAGTGGAGCCGCGAGAGCCTGCTGTGA
- a CDS encoding formate dehydrogenase beta subunit codes for MSQLNQAITVYVPRDASALSLGADAVARAIVAEAKARNLEVHLVRNGSRGLFWLEPLVEVATAAGRVAYGPVKARDVAGLFDAGFLAAGEHPKALGLTEEIDYLKRQERLTFARAGITDPLSLADYIEHDGYRGLKRALEIGAEAIIAEVLDSGLRGRGGAAFPTGIKWRTVAGCAAAQKYIVCNADEGDSGTFSDRMVMEDDPFVLIEGMTIAALAVGATEGYIYLRSEYPHAEAALTAAIATAYAEGYLGDDILGSGQRFHLHLRRGAGAYVCGEETSLLESLEGKRGEVRPKPPLPAIEGLFGMPTVINNVISLASVPIILDKGGAYYKDFGMGRSLGTLPIQLTGNIARGGLIEKAFGVTLRELLYDYGGGSATGRPIRAVQVGGPLGAYLPESQFDTPLDYEAFAALGAVLGHGGIVVFDDTVDLAEMARYAMEFCAIESCGKCTPCRIGSTRGEELLEQIIVARSEGPQPGRIELLKSLCDTMLGGSLCALGGMTPYPVLSALNHFPEDFGVSPDTAAAR; via the coding sequence ATGAGCCAGTTGAACCAAGCCATCACCGTCTACGTCCCGCGTGACGCCAGCGCCCTGAGCCTGGGCGCCGACGCGGTAGCACGGGCCATCGTTGCCGAAGCCAAGGCGCGCAATCTCGAGGTGCACCTGGTGCGCAACGGTTCGCGCGGGCTGTTCTGGCTGGAGCCACTGGTCGAGGTCGCCACTGCGGCCGGGCGCGTAGCCTATGGCCCGGTCAAGGCCCGCGATGTCGCCGGGCTGTTCGATGCCGGCTTCCTCGCCGCAGGCGAGCACCCGAAGGCACTCGGTCTGACCGAAGAAATCGACTACCTCAAGCGCCAGGAGCGCCTGACCTTCGCCCGCGCCGGGATCACCGATCCGCTGTCGCTGGCTGACTACATCGAGCATGACGGCTACCGCGGCCTCAAGCGCGCACTGGAAATCGGCGCCGAGGCGATTATCGCCGAGGTGCTCGACTCCGGCCTGCGCGGGCGTGGCGGCGCGGCTTTTCCTACTGGGATCAAGTGGCGCACCGTGGCCGGCTGCGCGGCCGCACAGAAGTACATCGTGTGCAACGCCGACGAGGGCGACTCGGGCACCTTCTCCGACCGCATGGTGATGGAGGACGATCCCTTCGTGCTGATCGAGGGCATGACCATCGCCGCCCTGGCCGTCGGCGCCACCGAGGGCTATATCTACCTGCGCTCGGAATACCCGCACGCCGAGGCGGCGCTCACCGCGGCCATCGCCACGGCCTATGCTGAGGGCTACCTGGGCGACGACATTCTCGGCAGCGGCCAGCGTTTCCACCTGCACCTGCGCCGCGGCGCCGGCGCCTATGTCTGCGGTGAGGAAACCTCGCTGCTGGAAAGCCTCGAAGGCAAGCGCGGCGAAGTACGACCCAAGCCGCCGTTGCCGGCCATCGAAGGCCTGTTCGGCATGCCGACGGTGATCAACAACGTGATCTCGCTGGCCTCGGTGCCGATCATCCTCGACAAGGGTGGGGCCTATTACAAAGACTTCGGCATGGGCCGCTCGCTCGGTACCCTGCCGATCCAGCTGACCGGCAACATCGCCCGTGGCGGCCTGATCGAGAAGGCCTTCGGCGTCACCCTGCGCGAACTGCTCTACGACTACGGCGGCGGCTCGGCCACGGGGCGGCCGATCCGCGCGGTGCAGGTCGGCGGCCCGCTGGGCGCCTACCTACCGGAATCGCAGTTCGACACGCCGCTGGACTACGAGGCCTTCGCCGCCCTCGGCGCGGTGCTCGGTCACGGCGGCATCGTGGTGTTCGACGATACGGTCGACCTGGCCGAGATGGCCCGCTACGCCATGGAATTCTGCGCCATCGAATCCTGCGGCAAGTGCACGCCCTGCCGGATCGGTTCGACTCGCGGCGAAGAGCTGCTCGAGCAGATCATCGTCGCCCGCTCGGAAGGCCCGCAGCCGGGGCGCATCGAACTGCTCAAGAGCCTGTGCGACACCATGCTCGGCGGTTCGCTGTGCGCCCTCGGCGGCATGACACCCTATCCGGTGCTGAGCGCCCTCAATCACTTTCCTGAAGACTTCGGGGTGTCGCCAGACACCGCCGCAGCCCGCTGA
- the fdhF gene encoding formate dehydrogenase subunit alpha produces MALFRELDYGTPARTGAPVTVEIDGQAITVPAGTSLMRAAQEAGIAVPKLCASDSLEAFGSCRLCVVEIEGRRGFPASCTTPVETGMKVRTQSPKLADLRRGTMELYISDHPLDCLTCSANGNCELQDMAGVVGLREVRYDPVKTHLAETKDESNPYFSFDPAKCIVCNRCVRACEEVQGTFALTITGRGFDSQVSAGQNEDFLDSECVSCGACVQACPTATLMEKSVIEMGQAERSVTTTCAYCGVGCSFKAEIKGNEVVRMVPNKDGHANHGHSCVKGRFAWGYATHPDRIAAPMIRESIDQPWRTVDWDEAISYTAKRFKDIQAQYGRDSVGGLTSSRCTNEEAYLVQKLVRAAFGNNNVDTCARVCHSPTGYGLKVTLGESAGTQDFDSVLAADVVLVIGANPTDGHPVFGSQLKRRLREGAKLIVADPRGIDLVRGPHVKADYHLQLRPGSNVALLNSLAHVIVSENLVDEAFVAERCEGEAFEQWRTFVAEPRHSPEAMEELTGVPAAVVRGAARLYATGGNAAIYYGLGVTEHSQGSSTVMAIANLAMATGNIGRAGVGVNPLRGQNNVQGSCDMGSFPHELPGYRHVSDPLARGQFEQAWGVSLLDEPGLRIPNMLAAAHAGTFKGIYIQGEDPAQSDPDTQHVTDALRAMECVVVQDLFLNETAKFAHVFLPGASFLEKNGTFTNAERRISPVRKVMPALAGKEDWEVTVALSNALGYPMNYSHPSQIMDEIASLTPTFTGVSYAKLERLGSIQWPCNDAAPEGTPIMHEDAFVRGKGRFMITEYIPTEERTSRKRPLILTTGRILSQYNVGAQTRRTENSAWHSEDVLELHPVDAEDRGINDGDWVAINSRAGETVMRAVVTERMQPGVVYTTFHHPESGANVITTDNSDWATNCPEYKVTAVQISKVETPSQWQDEFHAFTKEQLDLLPRIKVTQL; encoded by the coding sequence ATGGCCCTGTTTCGTGAACTCGACTATGGCACCCCCGCCCGTACCGGCGCCCCGGTAACGGTGGAAATCGACGGTCAGGCGATCACCGTGCCGGCCGGCACCTCGCTGATGCGCGCGGCCCAGGAGGCCGGCATCGCCGTGCCCAAGTTGTGCGCCAGCGACAGCCTGGAAGCCTTCGGCTCGTGCCGCCTGTGTGTGGTGGAAATCGAAGGCCGCCGCGGCTTCCCGGCGTCCTGCACCACCCCGGTGGAAACCGGCATGAAGGTGCGCACGCAGAGCCCGAAATTGGCCGATCTGCGCCGTGGCACCATGGAGCTGTACATCTCCGATCACCCGCTGGACTGCCTGACCTGCTCGGCCAACGGCAACTGCGAGCTGCAGGACATGGCCGGCGTGGTCGGCCTGCGCGAAGTGCGCTACGACCCGGTGAAGACCCACCTGGCCGAGACCAAGGACGAATCCAACCCCTATTTCAGCTTCGATCCGGCCAAGTGCATCGTCTGCAACCGTTGCGTGCGCGCCTGCGAAGAAGTACAGGGCACCTTTGCCCTGACCATCACTGGCCGTGGCTTCGACTCGCAAGTCAGCGCCGGGCAGAACGAAGACTTCCTCGATTCCGAGTGCGTGTCCTGCGGCGCCTGCGTGCAAGCTTGCCCGACTGCCACCCTGATGGAAAAATCGGTGATCGAGATGGGCCAGGCTGAACGCAGCGTGACCACCACCTGCGCCTATTGCGGGGTCGGCTGTTCGTTCAAGGCCGAGATCAAGGGCAATGAAGTGGTGCGCATGGTGCCGAACAAGGACGGCCACGCCAACCACGGTCACTCCTGCGTCAAGGGCCGCTTCGCCTGGGGTTACGCCACCCACCCGGACCGCATCGCCGCGCCGATGATCCGCGAGAGCATCGATCAGCCTTGGCGCACCGTCGACTGGGACGAGGCGATCAGCTACACCGCCAAGCGCTTCAAGGACATTCAAGCGCAGTACGGCCGCGACTCGGTCGGCGGCCTGACCTCCTCGCGCTGCACTAACGAAGAAGCCTATCTGGTACAGAAGCTGGTGCGCGCCGCCTTCGGCAACAACAACGTCGACACCTGTGCGCGGGTCTGCCATTCGCCGACCGGTTATGGCCTCAAGGTCACCCTCGGCGAATCCGCCGGGACCCAGGACTTCGACTCGGTGCTGGCCGCCGACGTGGTGCTGGTGATCGGCGCCAACCCTACCGACGGTCATCCGGTATTCGGCTCGCAGCTCAAGCGTCGTCTGCGCGAGGGCGCCAAGCTGATCGTTGCCGACCCGCGCGGCATCGATCTGGTGCGCGGCCCGCACGTCAAGGCCGACTACCACCTGCAACTGCGTCCCGGCAGCAACGTCGCCCTGCTCAACAGCCTGGCCCACGTCATCGTCAGCGAGAACCTGGTGGACGAGGCTTTCGTCGCCGAGCGCTGCGAGGGCGAAGCCTTCGAGCAGTGGCGCACCTTCGTCGCCGAGCCGCGGCACAGCCCCGAGGCCATGGAAGAACTGACCGGCGTGCCGGCCGCCGTAGTACGCGGCGCCGCGCGGCTGTACGCCACCGGCGGTAACGCGGCGATCTACTACGGCCTGGGTGTGACCGAACACAGCCAGGGCTCCTCGACCGTGATGGCGATTGCCAACCTGGCCATGGCCACCGGCAACATCGGTCGCGCCGGCGTCGGCGTCAACCCGCTGCGTGGACAGAACAACGTGCAGGGCTCCTGCGACATGGGCTCCTTCCCCCATGAGCTGCCCGGCTACCGCCACGTCTCCGATCCGCTGGCGCGGGGGCAGTTCGAACAGGCCTGGGGCGTCAGTCTGCTCGACGAGCCGGGCCTGCGTATTCCCAACATGCTCGCTGCGGCGCATGCCGGCACCTTCAAGGGCATCTACATCCAGGGCGAAGACCCGGCGCAATCCGACCCGGATACCCAGCACGTCACCGACGCGCTGCGGGCCATGGAGTGCGTGGTGGTGCAGGACCTGTTCCTCAATGAAACCGCCAAGTTTGCCCATGTGTTCCTGCCCGGCGCCTCCTTCCTTGAGAAGAACGGCACCTTCACCAACGCCGAGCGGCGCATCTCGCCGGTGCGCAAGGTGATGCCGGCGCTGGCCGGCAAGGAAGATTGGGAAGTGACGGTGGCGCTGTCCAATGCCCTCGGCTACCCGATGAACTACAGCCATCCGTCGCAGATCATGGATGAAATCGCCAGCCTGACGCCGACCTTCACCGGGGTCAGCTACGCCAAGCTGGAGCGTTTGGGCAGCATCCAGTGGCCATGCAACGACGCCGCGCCGGAAGGCACGCCGATCATGCACGAGGACGCCTTCGTGCGCGGCAAGGGTCGCTTCATGATCACCGAGTACATTCCCACCGAGGAGCGCACCTCGCGCAAGCGTCCGCTGATTCTGACCACCGGGCGGATCCTCTCGCAGTACAACGTCGGCGCGCAGACTAGGCGTACCGAAAACAGTGCCTGGCATTCCGAGGATGTCCTCGAGTTGCACCCGGTGGATGCCGAGGATCGCGGAATCAACGACGGCGACTGGGTGGCGATCAACAGCCGCGCAGGCGAGACGGTGATGCGCGCGGTGGTCACCGAGCGGATGCAGCCGGGGGTGGTCTACACCACCTTCCACCACCCGGAGTCCGGCGCCAACGTGATCACCACTGACAACTCGGACTGGGCGACCAACTGCCCCGAGTACAAGGTCACCGCCGTGCAGATCAGCAAGGTCGAAACACCTTCGCAATGGCAGGACGAGTTCCATGCCTTTACCAAGGAGCAACTCGACCTGCTGCCGCGGATCAAGGTGACCCAGCTCTAA
- a CDS encoding endonuclease, whose amino-acid sequence MRAVVIALGCLAASFSLPALANGQSQIADPQVRDQLFWGELYGAGGTSLYCAKAFTGEGGGALLSASPIYSSKQLKSALRCITDRQCSIMSPRYAYMAADLHNLYPALTRAEQVRRDAQFGLLDASEESTFADIGCDLKSRFKVLEPRDAAKGNIARAIFYMHIEYDLPIGGDARMYKQWHRMDPPDGEENARNEKIGSLQGTRNRFIDDPALVEQLIAD is encoded by the coding sequence ATGCGAGCAGTCGTTATCGCCCTCGGTTGCCTGGCAGCCAGTTTCAGCCTGCCGGCGCTGGCCAATGGTCAGAGTCAGATTGCCGATCCGCAAGTCCGCGACCAATTATTCTGGGGTGAGCTGTATGGCGCCGGCGGCACCTCGCTGTATTGCGCCAAGGCCTTCACCGGTGAAGGTGGCGGCGCACTGCTCAGCGCCAGTCCGATCTACAGCAGCAAGCAGTTGAAAAGCGCCCTGCGCTGCATCACCGATCGCCAGTGCAGCATCATGAGCCCACGCTATGCCTATATGGCCGCCGACCTGCATAACCTCTATCCGGCGCTGACCCGCGCCGAACAGGTGCGGCGCGACGCGCAGTTCGGTTTGCTGGACGCCAGCGAGGAGAGCACGTTCGCCGACATCGGCTGCGACCTCAAGAGCCGCTTCAAAGTGCTGGAGCCGCGCGACGCCGCCAAGGGCAACATCGCCCGGGCGATCTTCTACATGCACATCGAGTACGACCTGCCCATCGGCGGCGACGCGCGCATGTACAAGCAGTGGCACCGGATGGACCCGCCGGATGGCGAAGAAAACGCCCGCAACGAAAAGATCGGCAGCCTACAGGGCACACGCAATCGCTTTATCGACGACCCGGCCCTGGTCGAGCAACTGATCGCCGACTGA